In Pseudomonadota bacterium, a single window of DNA contains:
- a CDS encoding response regulator, translating into MSVFVIDHNAESTEYISQIISSLGLAPKPIKSMASLVTTLQQETPRLIIAEALLPGYDDFIILQYINDQNQKELKDIPVIVTTSRSKREDILKARQLGAKGFLIKPFDKKSLIQQIKLALKIKDLNPTKIAAKGGHAGSTRRQQQQKISLNSINTERLKSRIMQKIESIPSLPAIVYKVMQLINNENSNAADFENLIVKDQALTARMLRMVNSSFFSLSRKVNSISDAVVYLGHNTIKSLVLGASTSNLFKKSLKVYGYQKEGLWQHANLVAALARYLAKSANLTPAEIENCYVSGLLHDIGKLILGPFVEQFSDRFASAMAANKPLSQAEKEILGFDHGEIGGLLLTNWKLPTNLVESVALHHFPENATVNPRETLVISLANNLSNRLGFALEQPVERLSQEQREKAYKMLSLPPDWEEQHHDEIITLADQIMELIDKL; encoded by the coding sequence ATGAGTGTTTTTGTTATTGACCACAATGCCGAATCTACCGAATATATCTCTCAGATTATCAGCTCCCTCGGACTCGCTCCAAAGCCGATTAAATCCATGGCCTCCCTGGTTACCACCTTACAGCAGGAAACTCCGAGACTGATTATTGCTGAGGCCCTGCTCCCCGGCTACGATGACTTTATTATCCTGCAATATATCAATGACCAGAACCAGAAAGAACTTAAAGATATTCCGGTCATTGTCACTACTAGTCGTTCAAAAAGAGAAGATATTCTCAAAGCCCGACAACTTGGAGCTAAAGGGTTTTTGATTAAACCCTTCGACAAAAAATCATTAATCCAGCAAATCAAACTGGCCCTGAAAATCAAAGACCTGAATCCGACAAAAATAGCAGCTAAAGGCGGACATGCTGGAAGCACACGTCGCCAGCAACAACAGAAAATCTCCCTGAACAGCATCAATACAGAACGTCTTAAAAGCCGGATCATGCAGAAAATAGAATCTATTCCTTCATTACCGGCCATTGTCTACAAGGTGATGCAGTTAATCAATAATGAAAACTCCAATGCGGCCGATTTTGAAAACCTGATTGTCAAAGACCAGGCCCTTACCGCCCGGATGCTGCGGATGGTCAACTCTTCTTTTTTCAGCCTATCCCGCAAAGTTAATTCAATTTCCGATGCGGTGGTTTACCTGGGACACAATACCATCAAAAGCCTGGTACTGGGTGCTTCGACCTCAAACCTGTTTAAAAAAAGTCTCAAGGTTTATGGCTATCAGAAGGAAGGCCTGTGGCAACATGCAAACCTGGTGGCAGCCCTGGCCCGTTATCTGGCTAAATCCGCCAATTTGACGCCGGCAGAAATCGAGAATTGCTACGTATCCGGCTTATTACATGATATTGGCAAACTCATTCTTGGACCTTTTGTGGAGCAATTCTCCGATCGTTTTGCCTCCGCCATGGCAGCAAATAAACCCCTGTCTCAGGCTGAGAAAGAGATACTTGGTTTTGATCACGGGGAAATAGGAGGGCTCCTGTTAACAAACTGGAAGCTGCCAACAAACCTGGTTGAATCAGTTGCCCTGCATCATTTTCCGGAAAATGCCACGGTTAATCCCAGGGAAACACTGGTCATTTCTCTGGCCAACAACCTCAGCAATCGATTGGGCTTTGCCCTTGAACAGCCGGTAGAAAGACTGAGCCAGGAGCAAAGAGAGAAAGCGTA
- the speB gene encoding agmatinase, whose product MNPPHITFHGSDVVPSSPEEAFFHVIPVPYEKTVSYRGGTKNGPQAILEASCQLELFDGRSIPAEHGISTKSPVDCQGTDEVVLGRITAAVESSLQYPCVPVILGGEHTITLATARALEKKYTEFGVIQFDAHADLRNSYQETNLSHACVMKRLYDENIPFFQIGTRSYSYDEHLFRLEHKIPYADAEAIFRKGINTVRFPADFPEKIFITFDIDCFDPSLIPATGTPVPGGLTWYQVIWLLEKIFCERVCIGFDVVELAPLETLHSSSFTAAQLVYNMMGFLTRSDINQKFWQSTQTE is encoded by the coding sequence ATGAACCCACCTCACATCACTTTTCACGGCAGCGATGTCGTTCCGTCTTCTCCTGAAGAGGCTTTTTTTCATGTCATTCCCGTACCTTATGAGAAAACCGTCTCTTATCGGGGCGGCACCAAAAATGGGCCGCAAGCCATCCTCGAGGCTTCCTGCCAGTTGGAGCTTTTTGACGGTCGAAGTATCCCGGCTGAGCACGGCATCAGCACAAAATCACCGGTCGATTGTCAAGGAACTGATGAAGTGGTCCTTGGCCGCATCACAGCAGCGGTGGAAAGTTCCCTGCAATATCCTTGTGTTCCTGTAATTTTGGGAGGTGAGCACACCATTACCCTGGCCACGGCCAGGGCTCTGGAAAAAAAGTATACTGAATTCGGAGTCATCCAGTTTGATGCTCATGCGGATCTGCGTAACAGTTACCAGGAAACAAACTTGAGCCATGCCTGTGTCATGAAAAGGCTGTACGATGAAAATATCCCTTTTTTTCAGATCGGAACACGAAGTTACTCGTATGATGAACATCTTTTTCGCCTGGAACATAAGATCCCCTATGCCGATGCTGAAGCCATATTCAGGAAGGGTATCAACACCGTGCGTTTCCCGGCTGATTTTCCAGAAAAGATTTTTATAACCTTCGATATCGACTGTTTTGATCCATCACTGATACCAGCCACCGGCACCCCCGTGCCGGGAGGTCTGACCTGGTATCAGGTCATCTGGTTGCTGGAGAAAATTTTTTGCGAACGCGTCTGCATTGGTTTTGACGTCGTTGAACTGGCCCCGCTTGAAACCCTGCATAGCTCTTCATTTACAGCTGCTCAACTGGTCTACAACATGATGGGTTTTCTGACCCGCAGCGATATTAACCAAAAGTTTTGGCAATCAACACAAACAGAGTGA
- a CDS encoding PepSY-associated TM helix domain-containing protein has translation MRKTRHTRIVQWLHKYCALLGLFFFTWMALSGIILNHPQLLKKYSLPNQIMPANYQYRNWNRMSWRDAVFSASHENILYVGGKEGVWKSLNQGKSFQPLTAGFPAATYERDTLSLLLAINQEQETLYAGTRSGLFYQSDESWQRVDHPILRDQAVVELLQIDNRILAFTDSAIYQADTTVKPPTFTPLALPRNLDKTPTVPLFRWLLKVHDGSIIGLPGRLLADFIGLTLFFLCLSGVIIWYVIQRKKRHRSTFLSGKLFAFNYRWHLKIGIFSALFITTIALSGALVRPPLLIAIIRLAVPASLMPDADSKNPWAGQIQKAAYLKGKKELIIASKQGLFRGPIDSTTPFTKIPAALPIHGMGAMVFEALDDYNLLIGSFSGLYIWDTKQQTIMQLKSKATRGNPNWGKSIMVTGAAVYQGRPLLVADYNDGLKPLRRRPQANPTMPDEIRSKSRIALWNALFELHNGRIFEQFIGLLYWLIIPLGGILLLITTLSGTINLLRRNHRKAPRQKGTP, from the coding sequence ATGCGAAAAACCCGCCACACCCGGATCGTGCAATGGCTACACAAATATTGCGCTCTCCTGGGCCTGTTTTTCTTTACCTGGATGGCCTTGAGCGGTATCATCTTAAATCACCCTCAATTACTAAAAAAGTACTCCCTACCCAACCAGATAATGCCGGCCAACTATCAATACCGCAACTGGAACCGAATGAGCTGGCGGGATGCAGTGTTTTCCGCCAGCCACGAAAATATTCTCTATGTCGGCGGCAAAGAGGGGGTCTGGAAAAGTTTAAATCAAGGGAAAAGCTTCCAGCCTTTGACCGCAGGTTTCCCCGCTGCTACCTACGAAAGAGACACCTTAAGCCTCCTGTTAGCCATAAACCAAGAACAGGAGACCCTTTACGCCGGCACCAGATCAGGCCTCTTTTACCAATCAGATGAGAGCTGGCAGCGAGTCGATCATCCCATACTCAGAGATCAGGCGGTGGTGGAACTTCTGCAAATCGACAATCGCATCCTGGCCTTTACTGATAGCGCTATCTATCAAGCCGACACGACCGTTAAGCCCCCCACTTTTACCCCACTGGCCTTACCCCGAAACCTTGATAAAACCCCGACAGTGCCTCTCTTCCGCTGGCTTTTAAAGGTTCACGACGGCTCGATCATCGGCCTTCCCGGCCGCCTTTTGGCCGACTTTATCGGCCTGACACTCTTTTTCCTCTGTCTCTCCGGAGTGATTATCTGGTACGTAATCCAACGCAAAAAACGGCACCGTTCGACTTTTCTTTCTGGAAAACTTTTTGCATTCAATTATCGCTGGCATCTGAAAATCGGCATCTTTAGCGCTCTATTCATTACAACTATCGCATTAAGTGGCGCTCTTGTCCGACCTCCTCTCTTGATTGCCATTATTCGTCTGGCAGTACCCGCCAGCCTTATGCCTGATGCCGATTCCAAAAACCCCTGGGCTGGCCAAATCCAGAAAGCAGCCTACCTAAAAGGCAAAAAAGAACTTATTATCGCCAGCAAGCAGGGACTTTTCAGGGGCCCAATCGACAGCACCACTCCCTTCACAAAAATACCTGCGGCCTTACCGATCCATGGGATGGGAGCTATGGTTTTTGAAGCGCTAGACGACTACAACCTGCTCATCGGATCATTCAGCGGACTCTATATCTGGGATACCAAGCAACAGACAATAATGCAGCTCAAAAGTAAAGCAACTAGAGGAAACCCCAACTGGGGCAAATCTATCATGGTCACTGGAGCTGCCGTTTATCAGGGCCGTCCCCTGCTGGTTGCAGATTATAATGACGGACTTAAACCATTACGTCGGCGCCCGCAGGCAAACCCCACCATGCCGGATGAGATCAGATCCAAAAGCCGCATTGCCTTATGGAATGCCCTCTTCGAACTCCACAATGGTCGCATCTTCGAACAATTTATTGGTCTTTTATATTGGCTGATTATTCCCCTGGGTGGCATCTTACTCCTCATTACCACCTTGAGCGGTACTATCAATTTATTAAGGCGGAATCACCGAAAAGCGCCTCGACAAAAAGGAACACCATAA
- a CDS encoding transposase produces the protein MKREIFSKVMAEVIADYDFKQKITAPDAELLGIENQMPAEGIIPLEEMAQYIDMVNSDRIIKLSSYDRSSIYIKDEELQFIDQLIDDNVINCLLSYDGYSPSMREILPSQLLKAELLKAIKYPEISYRKFCTDEYLGLDRKQNRVFVGFPLHKKTTIDHTQLCKFRTRLTFVQQINLLVYFLHHFYKSDLLGDCTLCGVDSTELANDCKIPLASLNIKGKKIRIYGDLDCDCGSRRNKRDKSIYVVGYRLHTLTVIDAGNGQSFPLVSLVAPANHHDSQFLPFLVKLSQAMGIDIQLVTADEAYHDKDGSLFNETGVIVTTPPSSTVSTPDNVTARTGEVFCHGECSIPMQHVGSDGQEHEFKCSANPGECPYSDNCPQYRFMPMDGGLFQRIPFTSKGIEDTHEIRKNCERPFNLLKNQVGLEKIRVRSQHATMSRCTFSTIAVLLIKMAGKRKREKVVKEQPFIFDDVANM, from the coding sequence ATGAAAAGAGAAATCTTCAGCAAAGTTATGGCCGAAGTTATTGCCGATTATGATTTTAAGCAGAAAATTACCGCTCCGGATGCAGAATTACTCGGCATAGAAAACCAGATGCCGGCCGAGGGCATTATACCACTTGAGGAAATGGCACAATACATCGATATGGTTAATAGCGATCGGATCATAAAACTCAGCAGCTATGATCGATCCTCAATATATATCAAGGATGAGGAGCTGCAATTCATTGATCAGTTAATTGATGATAACGTCATCAACTGCCTACTTTCCTATGATGGATACAGTCCTTCCATGCGGGAAATCCTTCCCAGTCAGTTATTGAAGGCTGAATTACTCAAAGCGATCAAATATCCTGAAATCAGTTACCGTAAATTCTGCACGGATGAATACCTTGGTTTGGACCGCAAGCAGAACCGTGTCTTTGTGGGTTTCCCGTTACACAAGAAAACAACCATTGACCATACACAGCTATGTAAATTCAGAACCCGTCTGACTTTTGTTCAGCAAATCAATCTCCTGGTTTACTTCCTTCACCACTTTTATAAATCCGATCTTCTTGGTGATTGTACTCTTTGCGGTGTTGATTCCACAGAGCTGGCCAATGATTGCAAAATCCCTCTGGCCAGCCTGAATATCAAAGGTAAAAAAATACGAATTTATGGCGATCTCGATTGTGACTGCGGTTCACGCCGAAACAAACGGGATAAATCAATATATGTTGTTGGTTACCGTCTGCATACACTCACGGTTATTGATGCTGGCAATGGTCAGAGCTTTCCTCTTGTTTCCCTGGTTGCACCGGCCAATCACCATGACAGTCAATTCCTGCCGTTTCTGGTAAAGCTGTCTCAGGCCATGGGTATTGATATCCAGCTGGTTACAGCCGATGAAGCCTATCATGATAAAGATGGTTCTTTGTTCAATGAAACCGGGGTTATAGTAACAACACCGCCATCATCAACAGTATCAACCCCTGACAATGTCACCGCCAGAACCGGCGAAGTTTTTTGCCATGGTGAATGTTCTATTCCCATGCAGCATGTAGGCAGCGATGGTCAGGAACATGAATTCAAATGTAGTGCCAACCCGGGAGAATGTCCGTATTCTGACAATTGTCCCCAGTATCGCTTTATGCCAATGGATGGTGGCTTGTTTCAACGTATACCGTTCACAAGTAAAGGAATCGAAGATACTCATGAAATTCGCAAAAACTGTGAACGCCCTTTCAATCTACTCAAAAACCAGGTTGGACTTGAAAAAATAAGAGTCCGTAGCCAGCATGCCACGATGTCCAGGTGTACATTCAGTACCATTGCTGTTTTATTGATAAAAATGGCTGGTAAGCGAAAAAGGGAAAAAGTTGTAAAAGAACAACCGTTCATCTTTGATGATGTTGCCAATATGTAA